One genomic region from Leptolyngbyaceae cyanobacterium JSC-12 encodes:
- a CDS encoding CRISPR-associated endoribonuclease Cas2 (IMG reference gene:2510094583~PFAM: CRISPR associated protein Cas2~TIGRFAM: CRISPR-associated endoribonuclease Cas2): MTTLFYLIIYDLPDTKPANKRRTRLHKLLSGYGKWTQFSVFECFLTSMQFAKLQTRIEKLIKSDEDSVRIYVLDAGAVKRTIVYGSEKPRQEEVIVL; encoded by the coding sequence ATGACTACCCTTTTCTACCTGATCATTTACGATCTACCTGATACTAAGCCAGCGAATAAACGCCGAACTCGGTTGCATAAGTTGTTATCGGGTTATGGAAAATGGACTCAGTTTAGTGTCTTTGAATGTTTTCTCACGTCAATGCAGTTTGCTAAACTTCAAACACGAATTGAGAAACTAATTAAGTCTGATGAAGATTCTGTCCGCATTTATGTGTTAGATGCAGGAGCAGTAAAACGAACAATTGTCTATGGTTCAGAAAAGCCTCGCCAAGAGGAAGTAATCGTTTTATGA
- a CDS encoding CRISPR-associated endonuclease Cas1 (IMG reference gene:2510094584~PFAM: CRISPR associated protein Cas1~TIGRFAM: CRISPR-associated endonuclease Cas1, subtype CYANO; CRISPR-associated endonuclease Cas1), whose product MSILYVTQPDAVIEKTYEAFTVSLKQEDGSWQKKTIAAQTLEQVVLMGNPRITGDALVYALELGLPVHYLSSFGKYLGGAMPGYSRNGQLRLAQYSTYFDEAKRLEFVKAIVTTKIHNQYGVLYRHGQKENPLKLRKGAVKTQATIDQVRGVEGLAAREYFGTWSKMLDARWNFAGRNRRPPTDPVNSLLSFAYGLVRVQVTAAVHMAGLDPFIGYLHEVSRGQPALVLDLMEEFRPLVADSVVLTVINNREIQPKDFTQSLGAYRLSETGRKTFLQAFERKMMDEFTHPVFQYRCTYRRAIELQARLLAKYLQEGVKYVPLAVR is encoded by the coding sequence ATGTCTATCCTCTATGTCACCCAACCTGATGCCGTTATTGAAAAGACTTACGAAGCTTTCACTGTGTCTTTGAAGCAGGAAGATGGTTCCTGGCAGAAAAAGACGATTGCTGCTCAAACGCTGGAACAAGTAGTGTTGATGGGGAACCCTCGGATTACGGGAGATGCCTTAGTTTATGCGCTGGAATTGGGATTGCCAGTGCATTATCTATCGAGCTTTGGCAAATATTTAGGAGGGGCGATGCCAGGATATTCGCGGAATGGCCAATTACGATTGGCGCAGTATAGCACTTATTTTGATGAAGCAAAGCGATTGGAATTTGTGAAGGCGATCGTCACTACCAAAATTCACAACCAGTATGGGGTGCTATATCGGCATGGACAAAAGGAGAACCCATTAAAACTGAGAAAAGGAGCCGTCAAAACACAAGCGACAATTGATCAGGTGCGAGGAGTTGAAGGGCTGGCAGCACGGGAATATTTTGGCACGTGGTCAAAAATGCTTGATGCCAGGTGGAATTTTGCCGGACGAAACCGCCGTCCACCGACTGATCCGGTGAATTCTTTGCTGAGTTTTGCGTATGGATTGGTGCGAGTCCAGGTGACGGCGGCCGTGCATATGGCAGGGCTAGATCCGTTTATTGGCTATTTACATGAGGTGAGCCGGGGGCAACCAGCGCTAGTGCTCGATTTGATGGAGGAGTTTCGTCCGTTAGTGGCAGACAGTGTTGTGCTAACAGTCATTAACAATCGGGAGATTCAGCCGAAGGATTTTACCCAGAGTTTGGGTGCTTACCGGCTGTCGGAGACTGGACGCAAAACGTTTTTGCAGGCGTTTGAACGCAAAATGATGGATGAATTTACGCATCCAGTTTTTCAATATCGCTGTACTTATCGCCGGGCTATTGAACTTCAGGCACGGCTATTGGCAAAGTATTTGCAAGAAGGGGTAAAGTATGTGCCGTTGGCGGTGAGATAG
- a CDS encoding CRISPR-associated protein Cas4 (IMG reference gene:2510094585~PFAM: Domain of unknown function DUF83~TIGRFAM: CRISPR-associated protein Cas4) has translation MNEDYLPLACLNAWEYCPRRFYLEYVLGEWADNEHTVLGNHLHRNINEATILQEGDTRIYQQQWVWSDRLLVSGVIDAVEECNGSLIPVEYKKGKMGKYLNDHFQLCAAGLCLEERTGQQIAYGEIFYHANRRRERVLLTAQLRQATEEAIAAAQLAVTQPIPAPIDHRKKCMACSLRGICLPEEVRVLRGGGSEGRPANLIWE, from the coding sequence ATGAATGAAGATTACTTGCCGCTTGCCTGTTTGAATGCCTGGGAATATTGCCCGCGCCGATTTTATCTAGAGTATGTCCTCGGTGAATGGGCTGACAATGAACACACCGTGCTAGGCAACCACCTGCACCGCAACATTAACGAAGCAACTATCCTGCAAGAGGGCGACACCCGAATTTATCAACAACAGTGGGTATGGAGCGATCGCCTCCTGGTTTCTGGTGTGATTGATGCTGTTGAAGAATGCAATGGGTCTTTGATTCCGGTTGAGTATAAGAAAGGGAAGATGGGCAAGTATTTGAATGATCATTTTCAACTGTGTGCTGCTGGCTTGTGTTTAGAGGAACGAACAGGGCAGCAGATTGCTTATGGAGAGATTTTCTATCATGCGAATCGGCGGCGGGAACGGGTATTATTAACTGCTCAATTAAGGCAAGCCACAGAGGAGGCGATCGCCGCTGCACAACTAGCCGTAACGCAACCAATACCAGCTCCGATTGACCATCGAAAGAAATGCATGGCGTGTAGTTTGCGGGGAATTTGTTTGCCGGAGGAGGTGAGAGTGCTCAGAGGTGGGGGAAGTGAGGGAAGACCTGCAAATCTAATCTGGGAGTGA
- a CDS encoding CRISPR-associated protein, Cas6 family (IMG reference gene:2510094586~PFAM: Uncharacterized conserved protein (DUF2276)~TIGRFAM: CRISPR-associated endoribonuclease Cas6), with amino-acid sequence MPYSLVLNLLPKAPIPTSNLSGRHLHALFLELVKSVDSELAVTLHHQSSEKAFTLSPLQVDRRWGNRGSKTSLPVSAPLTLQFKHDRPISEGTPCWWRISLLDDALFGKLAHLWLNLGTQKSWHLGAADLEVVSVLGTPQASQPWVNVATYAQLYERASDCDRKIHLSFCTPTTFRISDYDCALPTRELVFKSLLKRWNYYSALPFPTTIIDSIYPSFFEIRTEIVADSRSKLIGCVGELTFQILGEVDPLTIKQINTLADFALYAGVGRKTPMGMGMARRIALSN; translated from the coding sequence ATGCCCTACAGTCTGGTTCTCAACCTTTTACCCAAAGCGCCTATTCCCACGTCTAACTTAAGTGGTCGGCATCTCCATGCACTGTTTCTGGAATTAGTCAAATCCGTTGATTCAGAGCTTGCTGTTACATTACACCATCAATCTTCTGAGAAAGCCTTTACCTTAAGTCCGTTACAGGTAGACAGAAGATGGGGAAATCGAGGAAGCAAAACCAGTTTGCCTGTGTCTGCTCCTTTGACGCTTCAATTTAAGCACGATCGCCCCATCTCTGAGGGAACTCCATGTTGGTGGCGCATTTCCTTGTTAGATGATGCTTTATTTGGAAAGCTAGCCCATTTATGGTTAAATTTGGGTACTCAAAAATCCTGGCATCTGGGTGCAGCGGATTTAGAAGTAGTGAGTGTGTTGGGAACGCCGCAAGCGTCACAACCGTGGGTGAATGTAGCAACCTATGCTCAACTGTATGAGCGCGCATCGGATTGCGATCGCAAAATTCATCTATCCTTTTGCACTCCAACTACATTTCGCATATCAGATTATGACTGTGCATTGCCAACAAGGGAGTTAGTGTTTAAGAGCTTACTCAAACGATGGAATTATTACAGTGCGTTGCCATTTCCTACCACAATTATTGATTCAATCTATCCAAGTTTCTTTGAAATTCGCACGGAAATTGTTGCCGATAGCCGCAGTAAGTTAATTGGTTGTGTTGGTGAACTCACTTTTCAAATTTTAGGCGAGGTTGATCCGCTTACGATTAAACAAATCAACACGTTAGCAGACTTTGCACTTTATGCCGGAGTTGGACGCAAAACCCCAATGGGAATGGGAATGGCACGGCGCATTGCATTAAGCAATTAA
- a CDS encoding CRISPR-associated protein Csc1 (IMG reference gene:2510094587~TIGRFAM: CRISPR type I-D/CYANO-associated protein Csc1) has translation MTIIYRCTLELHDSLYFATREIGRLYETEPVLHNYALTYALGLVDSSRYATTVAEEDSYSYFCAEQVPKYKQHLTLLNQRGIYVTPARAIHYASILNTWKYANNNYHVEMEKMERNVPGFGRTKEISPESQFEFFVVSETDLALPRWIRIGKWASKAEIITQPLTTRSSKTEEVVIDLPLNPLDVMFTNQVLSYDTINMLPVSLIRNVRMIGEHYTFEELPDLKLPARMQYEFGN, from the coding sequence ATGACCATTATCTATCGATGTACGTTAGAACTGCATGACAGCCTCTATTTTGCTACTCGTGAAATTGGGCGGCTCTACGAGACTGAGCCTGTCCTGCATAACTATGCATTAACTTATGCACTGGGATTAGTTGATAGTAGCCGCTATGCTACTACAGTTGCCGAGGAAGATTCCTACTCTTACTTCTGTGCAGAGCAGGTGCCTAAGTATAAGCAACATCTGACTCTACTTAACCAGCGAGGAATCTATGTTACACCGGCACGAGCAATCCATTACGCAAGTATCTTAAATACTTGGAAGTATGCCAATAACAACTACCATGTTGAAATGGAAAAGATGGAGCGAAATGTTCCTGGATTCGGCAGAACCAAGGAAATTTCTCCTGAAAGTCAGTTTGAGTTTTTTGTCGTCTCTGAAACAGATCTTGCCCTTCCTCGGTGGATTCGCATCGGCAAGTGGGCAAGTAAAGCAGAGATTATTACTCAACCACTCACTACCAGATCTTCTAAAACCGAGGAGGTGGTCATTGATCTTCCTTTGAATCCTTTGGATGTGATGTTTACGAATCAGGTTTTGAGTTACGACACAATCAATATGCTACCTGTCAGCTTAATTCGGAACGTGCGAATGATTGGCGAACATTACACCTTTGAGGAGTTACCAGACCTAAAGCTTCCTGCCCGTATGCAATATGAATTTGGGAATTAA
- a CDS encoding CRISPR-associated protein Csc2 (IMG reference gene:2510094588~TIGRFAM: CRISPR type I-D/CYANO-associated protein Csc2), with protein MSFLKTVDAKHFHTEIPAKPMGKYAHFITVRVTESYPLFQTDGELNRARVHAGMKKDNPESRKIISRLAMFKRKQSSPERLTGRELLRSYQIGDWDKCDYNVDFSKTTPDCILYGFAIGDAGSEKSKVVVDTAYSITPFDDSHLNFTLNAPFENGTMSRQGEVTSRINSQDHILPQVFFPSIITLKDPTEAGFLYVLNNILRTRHYGAQTTRTGRVRNELVGVIFADGEIVSNLRWTQKIYDLMTEKNQIQAPDPLNEDQVLSAAQEAMVQLMSEECIPHTDLMGDDLEALLAEVKAITSNETQLKKMLTQANAESVAYAQKYIFKPTTDKNKKGSKKTTAAASE; from the coding sequence ATGTCCTTTCTAAAAACTGTTGATGCCAAACATTTCCACACTGAAATCCCTGCAAAACCGATGGGTAAGTATGCTCACTTCATCACGGTTCGAGTCACAGAATCCTATCCGCTATTCCAAACGGATGGTGAACTGAATCGGGCACGAGTTCATGCAGGCATGAAAAAGGACAACCCAGAAAGCCGAAAAATTATCAGTCGGTTAGCAATGTTTAAACGCAAGCAGTCGAGTCCTGAGCGGCTAACGGGACGCGAATTGCTTCGTAGCTATCAGATTGGGGATTGGGACAAGTGTGATTACAACGTAGACTTCAGTAAAACCACACCTGATTGCATCTTATACGGATTTGCGATCGGTGATGCTGGCTCTGAGAAATCTAAGGTTGTAGTTGATACAGCGTACTCCATCACCCCATTCGATGATTCACACTTGAACTTCACCCTCAATGCTCCTTTTGAGAACGGCACGATGAGTCGGCAAGGAGAAGTTACCAGTCGTATCAACAGTCAAGATCACATCTTGCCCCAGGTCTTTTTTCCCAGCATTATCACACTGAAAGACCCAACAGAAGCAGGATTCCTTTATGTTCTCAACAATATTTTGAGAACTCGTCATTATGGGGCACAAACTACTCGCACAGGTCGCGTCCGCAATGAATTAGTTGGAGTTATTTTTGCCGATGGCGAGATTGTCAGTAATCTTCGCTGGACACAGAAGATTTATGACTTGATGACTGAAAAGAATCAAATTCAGGCTCCAGACCCATTGAACGAAGATCAGGTCTTAAGCGCAGCACAGGAAGCAATGGTTCAACTAATGAGTGAAGAATGCATTCCACATACTGATTTGATGGGGGATGACTTAGAAGCGCTACTAGCAGAAGTAAAAGCAATTACCAGTAATGAAACACAATTGAAGAAAATGCTTACTCAAGCGAATGCAGAATCAGTCGCATATGCTCAAAAATACATTTTCAAGCCGACCACAGACAAGAATAAGAAAGGAAGCAAGAAAACAACCGCAGCCGCATCGGAGTAG
- a CDS encoding transposase (IMG reference gene:2510094589~PFAM: Transposase IS200 like), which produces MALWRLYYHFVWATKARESLISEAREPALHHYIIGKADALKCIVHAINGTANHIHLVASVPPTLSISDFVKNIKGSSAHYVNHNLSATPEYFGWQAGYGVFSLGRKQLDQAIEYVQNQKIHHAQGTTIISLEQTANDEDAPKRCHLPGNQFPGS; this is translated from the coding sequence ATGGCATTGTGGCGACTTTACTATCACTTTGTTTGGGCGACAAAAGCGCGTGAGTCACTGATTAGTGAAGCAAGAGAGCCTGCATTGCATCACTATATCATCGGCAAAGCGGATGCTCTGAAATGCATTGTTCACGCCATTAATGGCACTGCTAATCATATTCACCTTGTTGCTTCAGTTCCACCGACATTATCAATCTCTGATTTTGTGAAAAATATCAAAGGGAGTAGTGCACACTATGTTAATCACAATTTGTCAGCTACACCGGAATACTTTGGTTGGCAGGCAGGATATGGAGTTTTTTCATTGGGACGTAAACAACTGGATCAGGCAATTGAGTATGTGCAAAATCAAAAGATTCACCATGCTCAAGGCACAACTATTATCAGTTTAGAGCAGACAGCAAATGATGAGGATGCACCAAAACGTTGTCATCTACCAGGAAATCAATTTCCTGGCTCATAG
- a CDS encoding CRISPR-associated protein Csc3 (IMG reference gene:2510094590~TIGRFAM: CRISPR type I-D/CYANO-associated protein Csc3/Cas10d) produces MSQELQFLAGVAKSTKTQGTNYDKFGEMLMSDQQLGLLDNNQPLDFEAGREEEEQSSEPELLTISLFKQAIQESTGNANDLILRDFAEFVLPQLMCQLAGATAKGGLFFERIDDRRKAEGKDPVRRDNAGDQSLLAHLLNGFFPTYRILRHLKQKDFQKTQVKSYCGDLQCRVYITSYLLHDYEKFPDYKTWLITNDTHGLLYDRDWIQNSPEKRDAPDLGRGYIKQKILDFGLDRFLGEQWQDYIDDIIWISSNAGDRNDADLGLITRGLKPLNDDRLDSRIRNVLVNLVKLSDRFASVIKHPHDVMSKGDLSFILQSLSQDQLKFSYHSLSDNRGVLTNVVNNALMELHPEEFYVPLLYLPDGVVYVAKADAPSIDATLIPQKVVDKIKSLCANKLKETQTGFSRDGKGIKFADYYWLYFDLQALMEVAVSAACRIIPSTKTSSGTKRSESLNDFKLAGELPADLDVAFGDDYRIDRLAEFSDLLCRRIWQGWCNRFNNWQKKHPKAVRETLPELDLTQKLAEHLGLSDVLPGLRSIQSLKNTGGVPLDWYYLAAKHNQRNADLEDAQVREVMEGMVNVAMQAINPLIADVTLPDGWDDLRTYVSRIVTLPTGAVVPLETDPFLLELKRYQAAKITAGRGRENVCAMSSSAYTVTEQMESATLFAPQVYSNRQILFNKQAAKRHICSIWSVEIMLRQILMNQTNATGGDFEGRKYRYLYLYPAYFFTPETNTFLQKAYSYIRRTEFDADIRKHLVSDQNEAKFSIENYQKVDSLLVPKREEKDQTFKLNYPAKQPLTFFFMAIPPKPRLVDGKWKVIETESWVMPAWLAFALPIVLDVKVVASESPVPPFISGAEFEKTVILDGVHQAISSLVKQEKDGTRLDAIVPVDQFSPLNALSAAYAMHLEVNRKKDGDPDWGKLAALARDLETSPLYVFHYLTKLVRKLDWDSPPISKIKLYIDFYYCFDSEGKAMNQLRELTQRYRKFYRAKSQYAKPNAVLKPIDEAADVILKIDRALAHDAESLTDVVAARLAKLMMNVRRKTAEGKPTLVFTDGKWKPALTSEQERQAIYDFAQFFVKEIFEGTFKSDRARLAGIQLNLIRDTCDYLYRLEDDRERQANQTPEPEPEELPDSELVEVGEG; encoded by the coding sequence ATGAGTCAAGAACTTCAGTTCTTGGCAGGTGTCGCCAAAAGTACAAAAACTCAGGGAACGAACTACGACAAGTTTGGAGAAATGCTCATGAGTGATCAGCAATTGGGTTTGTTAGACAACAATCAGCCTCTCGATTTTGAGGCAGGTAGGGAAGAGGAAGAGCAAAGTAGTGAACCAGAACTGCTGACTATCTCTTTGTTTAAGCAAGCAATCCAGGAATCCACAGGGAATGCCAATGATCTAATTCTGAGGGATTTCGCTGAATTTGTTTTGCCCCAATTGATGTGTCAACTGGCAGGCGCAACCGCGAAAGGGGGACTATTTTTTGAACGCATCGACGATCGCCGCAAAGCGGAAGGTAAAGATCCAGTTCGTCGAGATAATGCGGGAGATCAATCGCTACTTGCTCATTTGCTCAATGGTTTTTTTCCAACCTACCGCATTCTCAGACACCTAAAACAGAAGGATTTTCAGAAGACTCAAGTCAAATCCTACTGTGGAGATTTGCAATGTCGTGTGTATATCACATCCTATCTTTTGCATGATTATGAAAAATTTCCTGACTATAAAACCTGGTTAATTACAAATGATACACATGGGTTATTATACGATCGCGACTGGATTCAGAACTCACCTGAAAAGCGCGATGCACCTGACTTAGGACGTGGCTACATCAAGCAGAAAATCTTAGACTTTGGACTTGATCGCTTTCTTGGTGAGCAGTGGCAAGACTATATTGACGACATTATTTGGATTAGTAGTAATGCCGGTGATAGAAATGATGCTGATTTGGGTTTAATCACTCGTGGCTTAAAACCACTGAATGACGATCGCTTAGATAGCAGAATCCGCAATGTACTAGTCAATCTGGTCAAACTGTCTGATCGCTTTGCATCGGTAATTAAACATCCTCATGACGTGATGTCTAAAGGTGATTTATCCTTTATCTTGCAGAGTCTTAGCCAAGATCAACTCAAGTTTAGCTATCATTCTCTTTCTGACAATCGTGGTGTTCTAACGAATGTTGTGAACAATGCTCTAATGGAACTGCATCCTGAAGAATTTTATGTTCCATTGTTATATCTGCCGGATGGAGTGGTTTATGTTGCTAAGGCTGACGCTCCAAGTATTGATGCGACTTTAATTCCTCAGAAAGTCGTCGATAAAATTAAGAGCCTTTGTGCCAATAAACTCAAGGAAACCCAGACTGGATTTAGTCGCGATGGTAAAGGAATTAAGTTTGCTGACTATTATTGGCTGTACTTTGATCTTCAAGCATTGATGGAAGTAGCTGTCAGCGCAGCCTGCCGTATCATTCCATCTACCAAAACCTCATCAGGTACAAAACGCAGTGAAAGCTTAAATGATTTCAAGTTGGCTGGAGAACTACCAGCAGATTTAGATGTTGCATTTGGAGATGATTACCGCATTGATCGCTTGGCTGAATTTAGCGATTTACTCTGCCGACGGATTTGGCAAGGGTGGTGCAATCGCTTCAATAATTGGCAGAAAAAGCATCCTAAAGCAGTTCGTGAAACCTTACCTGAACTAGATCTCACTCAAAAACTAGCAGAACATTTGGGTTTATCAGATGTTCTTCCAGGCTTGAGATCGATTCAATCTCTCAAGAATACCGGAGGCGTACCGCTAGATTGGTATTACCTGGCAGCCAAGCATAATCAGAGAAATGCCGACCTGGAAGACGCTCAGGTTCGCGAAGTGATGGAAGGCATGGTGAACGTCGCGATGCAGGCAATTAATCCGCTGATCGCAGACGTAACATTACCCGATGGCTGGGATGACTTACGAACTTACGTTAGCCGAATTGTAACATTACCGACCGGAGCCGTTGTTCCCCTTGAAACTGATCCATTCCTGCTTGAACTGAAGCGTTACCAAGCGGCCAAAATTACGGCTGGGCGAGGACGAGAAAATGTCTGTGCAATGTCAAGTTCTGCCTATACTGTAACCGAACAGATGGAGTCAGCAACCTTATTTGCCCCACAGGTTTATAGTAATCGACAAATATTGTTCAACAAACAGGCAGCAAAACGCCACATCTGTTCAATCTGGTCAGTTGAGATCATGCTGAGACAGATTTTGATGAACCAAACAAATGCAACGGGAGGAGATTTTGAAGGACGTAAGTACCGTTATCTGTACCTCTATCCTGCTTATTTCTTCACTCCTGAAACCAATACATTTCTGCAAAAAGCGTATAGCTACATCCGAAGAACTGAGTTTGATGCTGATATTCGTAAACACTTGGTCAGCGATCAAAATGAGGCAAAATTCAGTATTGAGAACTATCAAAAAGTTGATTCGTTACTCGTTCCCAAAAGGGAGGAGAAAGATCAAACATTCAAACTTAATTACCCAGCCAAACAACCACTAACATTTTTCTTCATGGCAATTCCTCCAAAACCGAGGTTAGTAGATGGCAAGTGGAAGGTTATAGAAACAGAATCTTGGGTGATGCCTGCCTGGTTAGCGTTTGCGCTGCCCATTGTCCTGGATGTCAAAGTTGTTGCCTCTGAATCTCCTGTGCCACCCTTCATCAGCGGGGCAGAGTTTGAAAAAACTGTCATTCTGGATGGGGTGCATCAAGCGATCTCATCTCTCGTCAAACAGGAAAAAGATGGGACTCGACTAGATGCGATCGTTCCGGTTGATCAATTTTCTCCACTCAATGCACTCAGTGCCGCTTACGCCATGCATTTGGAGGTGAATCGTAAAAAAGATGGTGATCCTGATTGGGGAAAACTGGCAGCCCTGGCACGGGATTTAGAAACCAGTCCTTTGTATGTGTTTCACTACCTCACTAAGCTCGTTCGTAAACTGGACTGGGATTCTCCACCAATTTCCAAAATCAAGCTCTACATAGATTTCTACTATTGTTTCGACTCAGAAGGAAAAGCTATGAACCAACTGCGTGAATTAACTCAGCGCTATCGCAAGTTTTACCGGGCAAAAAGTCAATATGCCAAACCGAATGCCGTACTAAAGCCCATTGATGAAGCCGCAGATGTGATTTTGAAAATCGATCGTGCTTTAGCCCATGACGCAGAATCACTCACGGATGTGGTGGCGGCTCGGCTAGCAAAACTCATGATGAATGTTCGGCGTAAAACGGCAGAAGGCAAGCCCACACTGGTTTTCACTGACGGCAAATGGAAACCCGCTTTGACTTCAGAGCAAGAACGCCAGGCAATCTATGATTTTGCCCAATTCTTTGTGAAAGAGATCTTTGAAGGAACCTTTAAGAGCGATCGTGCCCGACTTGCTGGTATTCAACTTAATTTGATTCGAGATACCTGCGATTATCTCTACCGTCTGGAGGACGATCGCGAACGTCAAGCGAACCAAACACCAGAACCAGAACCAGAAGAATTACCTGATTCAGAGTTGGTAGAAGTTGGAGAAGGATAG
- a CDS encoding hypothetical protein (IMG reference gene:2510094591), with product MDLLTTWGESLTLFPITCPESKFGLTVEVLWKKLKQSFNPFQWV from the coding sequence ATGGATCTATTAACAACTTGGGGAGAAAGTCTGACCTTATTCCCAATCACCTGCCCTGAATCGAAATTCGGGCTAACAGTGGAAGTCCTTTGGAAAAAACTAAAACAGAGTTTTAACCCATTTCAATGGGTTTGA